A single genomic interval of Gossypium raimondii isolate GPD5lz chromosome 11, ASM2569854v1, whole genome shotgun sequence harbors:
- the LOC105802843 gene encoding uncharacterized protein LOC105802843 → MGNCVFKGFGEVEDMVKVVTSSGGIMELFAPITAECITNEFPGHAIYPTPDFLSPPLLHNEELHAGHLYYLLPTNNSFAKHHDQNNVGDVDIRNSNKNIISTSSSINTPYRMSFDQQRVLKRTEAEVLPRYNSSGVWKVKLVISPDQLAEILAQESRTEALIESVRTVAKCGNGVSSVANSDQFSVSSSWKTPW, encoded by the coding sequence ATGGGCAATTGTGTGTTCAAAGGCTTCGGAGAAGTTGAAGATATGGTGAAAGTGGTAACATCCAGCGGTGGCATCATGGAACTATTCGCACCCATCACCGCCGAGTGCATAACCAACGAGTTCCCCGGCCATGCCATTTACCCCACACCTGACTTCCTCTCTCCGCCTCTCCTCCACAACGAAGAGCTCCATGCAGGCCACCTCTACTATCTCCTCCCTACCAACAACAGCTTCGCCAAACACCACGATCAAAACAACGTTGGAGACGTCGACATCAGGAACAGTAACAAGAACATTATATCTACATCTTCATCTATCAATACTCCATATCGCATGTCGTTCGATCAGCAGAGGGTGTTGAAGAGAACCGAGGCGGAGGTGCTGCCTAGGTATAATAGCAGTGGAGTATGGAAGGTGAAGCTGGTGATAAGTCCAGACCAGTTGGCTGAAATCCTGGCGCAGGAGTCTCGAACGGAGGCGTTGATAGAGAGCGTAAGGACGGTGGCTAAGTGTGGAAATGGGGTGTCGTCGGTGGCAAATTCTGATCAATTCAGTGTTTCTAGTAGTTGGAAAACTCCATGGTAA